Proteins from one Capricornis sumatraensis isolate serow.1 chromosome 2, serow.2, whole genome shotgun sequence genomic window:
- the HAO2 gene encoding 2-Hydroxyacid oxidase 2 isoform X2: MPLMCLTDFQAHAREHLSKSTWDFIEGGADDCCTRDDNMAAFKKIRLRPRYLKDVSKVDMRTTIQGAEISTPICIAPTGFHRLAWPDGELSTARAAQAASICYITSTYASCSLEDIVAAAPRGLRWFQLYVHPNRQINKQMIQKVESLGFKALVITVDVPKAGNRRHDFTNQVDLMKNLLLKDLGSPEMGNVTPYFQMSPIDPSICWEDLSWFQSMTRLPIILKGILTKEDAELAVKHNVHGIIVSNHGGRQLDEVPASIDALTEVVAAVKGKVEVYLDGGIWTGNDVLKALALGAKCVFVGRPILWGLACKVADRLLRSIRT, encoded by the exons ATGCCCTTGATGTGTTTGACAGACTTTCAGGCGCATGCACGGGAGCACCTGTCTAAGTCAACCTGGGATTTTATCGAAGGAGGAGCTGATGACTGCTGCACGCGGGATGACAACATGGCAGCGTTTAAAAA AATCCGCCTCCGTCCTCGGTACCTGAAAGATGTGTCTAAGGTGGACATGAGGACCACCATCCAAGGAGCAGAGATCAGCACTCCCATTTGTATCGCACCCACAGGTTTCCACCGCCTCGCCTGGCCTGATGGAGAATTGAGCACAGCCAGAG CTGCACAAGCAGCCAGTATCTGCTACATCACCAGCACGTATGCCAGCTGTAGCCTTGAAGATATCGTTGCAGCTGCCCCCAGGGGCCTGCGGTGGTTCCAACTGTATGTGCACCCAAACCGGCAGATAAACAAACAGATGATCCAAAAGGTGGAATCCCTGGGTTTCAAAGCTCTGGTCATCACTGTGGACGTACCCAAAGCTGGCAACAGACGACATGACTTTACAAACCAAGTGGACTTGATGAAGAATTTATTGTTGAAAGATCTCGGATCACCTGAGATG GGAAATGTAACGCCTTATTTCCAAATGTCTCCAATTGACCCATCCATCTGCTGGGAAGATCTCTCCTGGTTTCAAAGCATGACTCGATTGCCCATCATCCTTAAGGGGATCTTGACAAAAGAGGACGCAGAGTTAGCTGTGAAGCACAACGTCCATGGCATCATCGTTTCTAACCATGGAGGGAGGCAGCTTGATGAGGTTCCTGCTTCT ATCGATGCCCTGACAGAAGTGGTGGCCGCTGTGAAAGGGAAGGTTGAAGTGTACCTGGATGGTGGGATCTGGACTGGCAACGATGTGCTGAAGGCTCTAGCCCTCGGGGCTAAGTGCGTTTTTGTGGGGAGACCCATCCTGTGGGGTCTTGCCTGCAAG gttgccGATCGGTTGCTGAGATCAATCAGGACCTGA
- the HAO2 gene encoding 2-Hydroxyacid oxidase 2 isoform X1 yields MPLMCLTDFQAHAREHLSKSTWDFIEGGADDCCTRDDNMAAFKKIRLRPRYLKDVSKVDMRTTIQGAEISTPICIAPTGFHRLAWPDGELSTARAAQAASICYITSTYASCSLEDIVAAAPRGLRWFQLYVHPNRQINKQMIQKVESLGFKALVITVDVPKAGNRRHDFTNQVDLMKNLLLKDLGSPEMGNVTPYFQMSPIDPSICWEDLSWFQSMTRLPIILKGILTKEDAELAVKHNVHGIIVSNHGGRQLDEVPASIDALTEVVAAVKGKVEVYLDGGIWTGNDVLKALALGAKCVFVGRPILWGLACKGEHGVKEVLDILKNEFHTSMTLTGCRSVAEINQDLIQFSRL; encoded by the exons ATGCCCTTGATGTGTTTGACAGACTTTCAGGCGCATGCACGGGAGCACCTGTCTAAGTCAACCTGGGATTTTATCGAAGGAGGAGCTGATGACTGCTGCACGCGGGATGACAACATGGCAGCGTTTAAAAA AATCCGCCTCCGTCCTCGGTACCTGAAAGATGTGTCTAAGGTGGACATGAGGACCACCATCCAAGGAGCAGAGATCAGCACTCCCATTTGTATCGCACCCACAGGTTTCCACCGCCTCGCCTGGCCTGATGGAGAATTGAGCACAGCCAGAG CTGCACAAGCAGCCAGTATCTGCTACATCACCAGCACGTATGCCAGCTGTAGCCTTGAAGATATCGTTGCAGCTGCCCCCAGGGGCCTGCGGTGGTTCCAACTGTATGTGCACCCAAACCGGCAGATAAACAAACAGATGATCCAAAAGGTGGAATCCCTGGGTTTCAAAGCTCTGGTCATCACTGTGGACGTACCCAAAGCTGGCAACAGACGACATGACTTTACAAACCAAGTGGACTTGATGAAGAATTTATTGTTGAAAGATCTCGGATCACCTGAGATG GGAAATGTAACGCCTTATTTCCAAATGTCTCCAATTGACCCATCCATCTGCTGGGAAGATCTCTCCTGGTTTCAAAGCATGACTCGATTGCCCATCATCCTTAAGGGGATCTTGACAAAAGAGGACGCAGAGTTAGCTGTGAAGCACAACGTCCATGGCATCATCGTTTCTAACCATGGAGGGAGGCAGCTTGATGAGGTTCCTGCTTCT ATCGATGCCCTGACAGAAGTGGTGGCCGCTGTGAAAGGGAAGGTTGAAGTGTACCTGGATGGTGGGATCTGGACTGGCAACGATGTGCTGAAGGCTCTAGCCCTCGGGGCTAAGTGCGTTTTTGTGGGGAGACCCATCCTGTGGGGTCTTGCCTGCAAG GGTGAACATGGTGTTAAGGAAGttttggacattttaaaaaatgaattccaCACTTCCATGACGCTGACAG gttgccGATCGGTTGCTGAGATCAATCAGGACCTGATCCAGTTCTCCAGGTTGTAA